From the genome of Streptococcus lutetiensis, one region includes:
- a CDS encoding LTA synthase family protein, producing the protein MKQIISHVVNTRLGFILTLLVLYWLKTMWAYHVDFSLGLENPYQLLLSLINPIPLGLLLLGLSLYIKRTRVFYIVSWIIYTILNLLLISNAIYFREFSDFITVSAMLASSKVSAGLGDSAVNLIRVWDIIYIIDYVVLLALFATKKIKVDNRPFNKRASFAITALSTLFFSINLFMAEIDRPELLTRGFSNVYVVRALGLPSFTAYSANQTYQTEKVRSEATASDLKEAKEYVSEHYAAPNSKYFGIAKGRNVIVIHLESFQQFLIDYHLQVDGKSYEVTPFLNSLYHSNSTLAFSNFFHQVKAGKTSDAETLMETSLFGLSSGSYLVNYGGTNTAYAAPAILGQTDDYTSAVFHGNVGTFWNRNNAYKQWGYNYFFDSSYFTKQNSENSFQYGLNDKYMFADSIKYLEHMQQPFYTKFITVSNHYPYTSLAGNSDEEGFPLAKTDDETINGYFATANYLDSAVKAFFDYLKESGLYDNSIIVLYGDHYGISNSRNTDLAPLLGKDSETWTGYDNAMLQRVPYMIHIPGFTEGHISNTFGGEVDNLPTLLHLLGIDTSNYVQLGQDLLSSDNKQIVAFRTSGDYVTPTYTSYSGHLYYTDSGQEITNPDENTQAATKAIRDAVAKQLSVSDEVQTGDLLRFDKNGLKEVDSSSISYTHSLKTLKSIEKKRGDESTSLYSENGDESTVDLFKSPSYMQLHESSNSSSSE; encoded by the coding sequence ATGAAACAAATTATCTCTCACGTGGTGAACACACGTTTGGGATTTATTTTGACACTTTTAGTCTTGTATTGGCTAAAAACTATGTGGGCTTATCACGTTGACTTTAGTCTCGGACTAGAGAATCCGTATCAACTTTTACTCTCACTTATCAATCCTATTCCGCTAGGATTGCTTCTACTCGGGTTAAGTCTTTATATTAAGAGAACGCGTGTTTTTTATATCGTTAGTTGGATTATCTACACAATATTAAATCTTCTACTTATTTCTAACGCGATTTATTTCCGTGAATTTTCGGATTTCATTACTGTAAGTGCTATGCTAGCAAGTAGTAAAGTTTCTGCTGGTCTTGGTGATTCAGCTGTTAACCTGATACGTGTTTGGGATATTATTTACATTATTGATTACGTCGTTCTTCTTGCTCTATTTGCTACTAAGAAAATCAAAGTTGATAATCGTCCATTTAACAAGCGTGCAAGCTTTGCTATTACGGCCTTATCAACTCTATTCTTTTCAATTAACCTTTTCATGGCTGAAATTGATCGACCTGAATTGTTAACTCGTGGTTTTTCAAATGTTTATGTGGTTAGAGCGCTTGGCTTGCCATCATTTACAGCCTATAGTGCTAACCAAACTTATCAAACAGAAAAAGTTCGTAGCGAAGCTACTGCTTCTGATTTAAAAGAAGCTAAAGAATATGTGTCAGAGCATTATGCAGCACCAAATTCAAAATATTTTGGTATTGCTAAAGGACGAAACGTCATTGTTATCCACTTAGAAAGTTTCCAACAATTTTTGATTGATTACCATTTGCAAGTTGACGGAAAATCATATGAAGTCACTCCGTTCTTGAACTCGCTATATCACTCAAATTCAACCCTTGCTTTCTCAAACTTCTTCCACCAAGTTAAAGCCGGTAAAACATCTGATGCTGAAACCTTGATGGAAACGTCATTATTTGGTCTCAGCAGTGGTTCATACCTTGTTAACTATGGTGGAACAAATACTGCTTACGCTGCCCCAGCAATCCTTGGACAAACTGATGATTACACAAGTGCTGTTTTCCACGGTAACGTTGGTACCTTCTGGAACCGTAATAATGCCTATAAACAATGGGGTTACAACTACTTCTTTGATTCATCATATTTCACAAAACAAAACAGTGAAAACTCATTCCAATATGGATTGAATGATAAATACATGTTTGCTGATTCAATTAAATACCTTGAGCACATGCAACAACCTTTCTATACTAAATTTATTACCGTAAGTAACCACTACCCATACACAAGTTTAGCTGGTAATTCTGATGAAGAAGGTTTCCCATTAGCTAAAACCGATGATGAAACAATCAACGGTTACTTCGCAACTGCTAACTACTTAGATTCTGCCGTCAAAGCTTTCTTTGATTATTTGAAAGAATCTGGTTTATATGATAATTCGATTATCGTCCTCTACGGTGATCACTACGGTATCTCAAACTCAAGAAACACTGATTTGGCGCCACTTCTTGGAAAAGATTCTGAAACATGGACTGGTTATGATAACGCCATGTTACAACGTGTTCCTTACATGATTCATATTCCAGGATTTACTGAAGGACACATTAGCAACACTTTTGGTGGTGAAGTTGACAACTTACCAACGCTTCTACACTTGCTAGGTATCGATACAAGCAACTACGTTCAACTAGGACAAGACTTGCTTTCTAGCGATAATAAACAAATCGTAGCCTTTAGAACATCAGGCGATTATGTGACACCAACTTATACAAGTTATAGCGGCCATCTCTACTACACTGACTCGGGTCAAGAAATTACAAACCCTGACGAAAACACTCAAGCAGCAACTAAAGCTATTCGCGATGCTGTTGCTAAACAACTTTCTGTCAGCGACGAAGTTCAAACTGGTGACCTACTTCGATTTGATAAGAATGGTCTAAAAGAAGTCGATAGTTCTTCAATTTCTTATACACATTCTCTTAAAACACTTAAATCAATCGAGAAAAAACGTGGTGACGAGTCAACTAGTCTATATAGCGAAAATGGTGACGAATCAACAGTCGATCTCTTCAAATCACCAAGCTACATGCAACTTCACGAAAGTTCAAATAGCTCAAGCTCTGAATAA
- a CDS encoding ferredoxin: MKVSIIPEKCIACGLCQTYSNRFDYHDDGIVKFADSDLLEQTVPDSDKDTLLAVKSCPTKALTI; the protein is encoded by the coding sequence ATGAAAGTATCAATAATTCCTGAAAAATGTATTGCCTGTGGCCTCTGCCAAACATACTCTAATCGATTCGATTACCATGATGATGGCATTGTAAAATTTGCTGATTCTGATTTATTAGAACAAACAGTTCCTGATTCAGACAAAGACACCCTTCTTGCTGTCAAATCTTGTCCAACCAAAGCTCTTACAATTTAG
- a CDS encoding SAG1386/EF1546 family surface-associated protein: MAKQPWEEKVVDDNEIRISRKTKGSVISTPLLTALLSVFFVIVVAILFIVFYTSNRGGDKASETSNFYGASSSVVSSSEATSSESSQESTEASSTDASSSDTTESSSEGNGDTITVMSGEGAASIAARAGISVDRLYELNPDHMTSGYWYANPGDEVHIN, translated from the coding sequence ATGGCAAAACAACCATGGGAAGAAAAAGTAGTCGATGACAACGAAATCAGAATTAGCCGTAAAACAAAAGGTTCGGTTATCAGTACACCTTTGTTGACAGCTTTATTGAGTGTTTTCTTTGTTATTGTTGTTGCGATTTTGTTTATTGTTTTTTACACTTCAAATCGTGGTGGTGATAAAGCGTCAGAAACATCAAATTTTTATGGCGCTTCATCTAGTGTTGTTTCTTCATCTGAAGCAACAAGTTCAGAAAGCTCACAAGAATCAACGGAAGCTTCGTCTACAGATGCTAGTTCAAGTGACACAACTGAATCATCAAGTGAAGGTAATGGAGATACCATTACAGTTATGTCTGGTGAGGGTGCGGCATCAATTGCTGCGCGTGCAGGTATTTCAGTTGACAGACTCTATGAACTTAATCCTGATCACATGACTTCAGGATACTGGTATGCAAATCCTGGAGATGAAGTCCACATTAATTAG
- the rpmI gene encoding 50S ribosomal protein L35, whose protein sequence is MPKQKTHRASAKRFKRTGSGGLKRFRAFTSHRFHGKTKKQRRHLRKAAMVHSGDFKRIKAMLSGLK, encoded by the coding sequence ATGCCAAAACAAAAAACTCACCGCGCATCAGCTAAACGTTTCAAACGTACAGGTTCTGGTGGATTGAAACGCTTCCGCGCATTTACTTCACACCGTTTCCACGGTAAAACTAAAAAACAACGTCGTCATCTTCGTAAAGCAGCTATGGTGCACTCAGGAGATTTCAAACGTATTAAAGCAATGCTTTCAGGTCTTAAATAA
- a CDS encoding class I SAM-dependent rRNA methyltransferase yields the protein MNKLYVDSFVEKNIKRGIQLLDGKDFHQLDLDNQLVALYNHSRQFLGTAYLSRQNKGIGWFLGNGKIDLTESYFESLFSKAKQKRQHFENSDLTTAYRLFNQDGDNFGGVTIDRYADFVVFSWYNTFVYQYRDIIVKAFQKVYPAVKGGYEKIRFKGLDYESAHIYGQEAPETFTILENGVKYSVFMNDGLMTGIFLDQHEVRDALINELGLGKRVLNMFSYTAAFSVAAAMGGAIETTSVDLAKRSRELSQAHFDANGLDMTNHHFVVMDVFEYFKYAKRKNLTFDLIVIDPPSFARNKKQIFSVAKDYHRLISQALEVLSDDGTIIASTNAANLTVAQFKKQLEKGFASVKHEYIRLQQLPSDFTINKADMSSNYLKVFTIKVEK from the coding sequence ATGAACAAACTATACGTGGATTCTTTCGTTGAAAAGAATATTAAACGTGGTATTCAACTTTTGGATGGAAAAGATTTTCATCAACTTGATTTAGATAATCAGCTGGTTGCTCTTTACAATCACTCACGTCAGTTTTTAGGAACGGCTTACCTGTCTCGTCAAAATAAAGGAATCGGTTGGTTCTTAGGAAATGGTAAGATTGATTTGACAGAGTCTTATTTTGAAAGCTTGTTTAGCAAGGCTAAGCAGAAGCGTCAACACTTTGAAAACTCTGATTTGACAACAGCCTATCGATTGTTTAATCAAGATGGCGATAATTTCGGTGGTGTGACGATAGATCGTTATGCTGATTTTGTTGTATTTTCTTGGTACAACACTTTTGTTTATCAGTATCGTGATATCATCGTTAAAGCCTTTCAAAAAGTTTATCCTGCGGTTAAAGGCGGATATGAAAAAATTCGCTTTAAAGGACTTGATTATGAGTCAGCTCACATTTATGGTCAAGAAGCACCTGAAACCTTTACCATTTTGGAAAATGGTGTCAAATACAGTGTTTTCATGAATGATGGTCTGATGACAGGCATCTTTTTAGATCAACATGAAGTCCGTGATGCTTTAATTAATGAACTAGGTCTTGGAAAACGTGTGCTAAACATGTTTTCTTACACAGCAGCTTTTTCAGTTGCAGCAGCCATGGGTGGTGCGATTGAAACAACTTCTGTAGACTTAGCTAAACGTTCTCGTGAACTGTCTCAAGCGCATTTTGATGCCAATGGCCTTGATATGACAAATCATCATTTTGTGGTCATGGATGTTTTTGAATATTTCAAATACGCTAAACGTAAAAACTTGACTTTTGATTTGATTGTTATCGATCCACCAAGTTTTGCTCGTAATAAAAAACAAATATTTTCAGTTGCTAAAGACTATCACCGTCTCATTAGCCAAGCACTAGAAGTCTTGTCAGATGATGGAACAATCATTGCTTCTACCAATGCAGCTAATTTGACTGTGGCACAATTTAAGAAACAATTGGAAAAAGGGTTTGCTTCTGTTAAGCATGAATATATTCGCTTGCAACAATTGCCAAGTGATTTCACTATTAATAAAGCAGACATGAGCAGTAATTATTTGAAAGTATTTACAATAAAGGTTGAGAAATGA
- the aroD gene encoding type I 3-dehydroquinate dehydratase: protein MKIVVPIMPKDLEEAQSIDISRFEDVDIIEWRADYLAKEDIMTVAPAIFEKFSGREIIFTIRTDKEGGNLNLSDDEYVELLKNINAIYHPDYIDFEYFSHKEAFQQMLEFPNLVLSYHNFEETPENLMESFSELTALAPRVVKVAVMPQSEQDVIDLMNYTRGFKTLNPEQEYATMSMGKLGRVSRFAVDVFGSSWSFASLDQASAPGQVALADMKRIREVLDAD from the coding sequence ATGAAAATAGTAGTACCTATTATGCCGAAAGATTTAGAAGAGGCGCAGTCGATTGATATTTCGAGATTTGAAGATGTGGATATCATTGAATGGCGAGCTGATTACCTAGCCAAAGAAGATATCATGACAGTTGCGCCAGCTATCTTTGAAAAATTTTCCGGCAGAGAAATTATTTTTACCATTCGCACAGATAAAGAAGGTGGTAATCTTAACTTATCTGATGACGAATACGTTGAACTTTTGAAAAATATTAATGCTATTTACCACCCAGATTATATCGATTTTGAATATTTTTCACATAAAGAAGCCTTTCAACAAATGTTAGAGTTTCCAAATCTAGTTTTGTCTTATCATAATTTTGAAGAGACTCCTGAAAACTTGATGGAATCATTTTCTGAATTAACAGCCCTAGCTCCTCGTGTAGTTAAGGTTGCTGTTATGCCCCAAAGTGAACAAGATGTTATTGACTTGATGAACTACACTCGTGGATTTAAAACACTAAATCCTGAACAAGAGTATGCGACTATGTCAATGGGCAAACTAGGACGTGTTTCACGTTTTGCTGTTGATGTATTCGGCTCATCATGGTCATTTGCAAGCCTAGACCAAGCAAGTGCACCTGGACAGGTTGCTCTTGCTGATATGAAACGTATTAGGGAGGTACTTGATGCAGATTGA
- the aroB gene encoding 3-dehydroquinate synthase yields MKLNVNLPQTPYDIVIEKGVLVKAGDWVKSLWQPQKIALITDNQVGSLYAEKVKLSIENAGFEVIVFDFLEGEASKNLQTVNKVYEFLVRNGMTRSDGIVALGGGVVGDLAGFVASTYMRGIHFLQIPTSLTAQVDSSIGGKTGVNTPFAKNMVGTFTQPDGVLIDPETLQTLGKRELIEGMGEVIKYGLIEDVELWNELSAMDGSPESILKHAESIIYRSCNVKRKVVVEDELDNGVRLYLNFGHTIGHAVEATAGYGKVMHGEAVAIGMVQISRVAEAKGLMPKGITKEIFEMCQKFGLPTDYQPWDVEVLYGALVHDKKARGKMIKTVIVPELGSAAINQIPLEEVKEYLEK; encoded by the coding sequence ATGAAATTGAATGTTAATCTCCCACAAACACCTTATGATATTGTGATTGAAAAAGGTGTCTTAGTTAAAGCCGGTGATTGGGTGAAATCACTTTGGCAACCTCAAAAAATCGCCCTTATTACAGATAACCAAGTTGGAAGTTTGTATGCCGAAAAAGTAAAGCTCAGTATCGAAAATGCTGGCTTTGAAGTGATTGTTTTTGATTTTCTAGAAGGTGAAGCTTCAAAAAATCTTCAAACAGTCAATAAAGTATATGAATTTTTGGTTAGAAATGGTATGACACGTAGCGATGGAATCGTTGCGCTTGGCGGAGGTGTTGTTGGAGATTTAGCTGGTTTCGTAGCGTCTACTTATATGCGCGGAATTCATTTCTTGCAAATTCCGACGAGTCTAACGGCTCAAGTGGATTCATCAATTGGTGGTAAAACAGGTGTTAATACACCATTTGCTAAAAATATGGTTGGAACATTTACGCAACCAGATGGTGTTTTAATCGATCCTGAAACCCTTCAAACGCTTGGAAAACGAGAACTCATTGAAGGTATGGGGGAAGTTATCAAGTATGGTTTGATTGAAGACGTTGAACTTTGGAACGAACTTTCTGCTATGGATGGTTCGCCTGAAAGTATTTTAAAACATGCAGAAAGCATTATTTATCGCTCATGTAATGTAAAACGTAAAGTTGTTGTAGAAGATGAACTTGATAATGGTGTTCGTCTTTACCTTAATTTTGGTCACACCATTGGCCATGCTGTTGAAGCAACTGCAGGCTATGGTAAAGTGATGCATGGTGAAGCTGTTGCCATTGGTATGGTACAAATTTCTCGTGTTGCCGAAGCAAAAGGCTTAATGCCTAAAGGTATCACTAAAGAGATTTTTGAAATGTGCCAAAAATTTGGTTTGCCAACAGACTACCAACCATGGGATGTTGAGGTGCTTTATGGAGCTTTAGTACATGACAAAAAAGCCCGTGGTAAAATGATTAAGACCGTCATTGTGCCAGAGCTTGGTAGTGCAGCGATCAATCAGATCCCCCTTGAAGAGGTGAAAGAGTATTTGGAGAAATAA
- a CDS encoding EbsA family protein, with amino-acid sequence MIKIFGKIRYHWQPELSWSIIYWSIAMVPMFIGLSLLFERTKIPSQFFVLFAAFIILVGLGFHRYFVIEEDGKLRIVSLNPFKKSRVAIAQIEKIEVNRSGLVLKIKNQADRIFYMRKWPKKYFLDALAVHPDFRGTVELTDNFIKLDYFEAYKSNKKAPTKL; translated from the coding sequence ATGATTAAAATCTTTGGAAAGATTCGATACCATTGGCAACCAGAATTATCTTGGTCAATTATTTATTGGTCAATTGCAATGGTTCCAATGTTTATCGGTTTGTCATTATTATTCGAGCGGACAAAAATACCGAGTCAATTCTTTGTTTTATTTGCTGCCTTTATTATTTTAGTTGGGTTAGGGTTCCATCGTTATTTCGTTATTGAAGAAGATGGTAAACTGCGTATTGTATCACTTAACCCATTTAAAAAATCAAGGGTTGCGATTGCACAGATTGAAAAAATTGAAGTCAATAGATCTGGTTTAGTGTTAAAAATTAAAAATCAAGCAGATAGGATTTTTTACATGCGCAAATGGCCTAAGAAGTATTTCTTAGATGCTCTAGCTGTTCATCCTGATTTTCGAGGTACAGTTGAATTGACGGATAATTTTATCAAACTTGATTATTTTGAAGCTTATAAGTCTAACAAAAAAGCTCCTACTAAATTGTAA
- the pepT gene encoding peptidase T gives MSYENLLNRFLTYVKINTRSNPDSTTTPSTQTQVDFALNVLKPEMESVGLQDVHYLTNGYLVGTLPANDSTKTRKIGFIAHMDTADFNAEGISPQIIENYAGGSIELGQSGYALSPEEFPNLNNYLGQTLVTTDGTTLLGSDDKSGIAEIMTAIEYLVAHPEIKHGEIRVGFGPDEEIGVGANKFDVDDFNVDFAYTVDGGPLGELQYETFSAASLEIDFMGRNVHPGTAKNQMINALQLAIDFHNQLPEADRPEKTEGYEGFFHLHGMEGAVENAHSSYIIRDFEDESFENRKKLVQEIADKMNTELGKDCVLITVNDQYYNMKKVIEKDMTPVELAKEVMEDLDIKPVIEPIRGGTDGSKISFMGIPTPNLFAGGENMHGRFEFVSLQTMEKAVDVIIGIVQK, from the coding sequence ATGTCTTACGAAAACTTATTAAATCGTTTTTTGACCTACGTTAAGATTAATACACGTAGTAATCCAGATAGTACAACAACGCCATCGACTCAAACTCAAGTCGATTTTGCTTTGAATGTTTTGAAACCTGAGATGGAGTCTGTTGGTTTGCAAGACGTGCATTATCTAACAAATGGTTACCTTGTTGGTACATTACCAGCTAACGATTCAACTAAAACACGTAAAATCGGTTTTATTGCTCACATGGATACAGCCGATTTTAATGCTGAAGGAATCAGCCCACAAATTATCGAAAATTATGCTGGTGGATCTATTGAACTTGGTCAATCTGGCTATGCGCTTTCACCAGAAGAGTTTCCAAATTTGAACAATTACCTTGGACAAACTTTGGTAACAACTGATGGAACAACTCTTCTTGGTTCAGATGATAAATCTGGAATTGCTGAAATCATGACAGCGATTGAATACTTGGTTGCTCATCCTGAAATTAAACACGGTGAAATCCGTGTCGGTTTTGGACCAGACGAAGAAATTGGTGTTGGAGCTAATAAATTTGATGTTGATGATTTCAATGTTGATTTTGCTTACACTGTTGATGGTGGTCCCCTTGGTGAACTTCAATACGAAACATTTAGTGCGGCAAGTTTAGAGATTGATTTCATGGGGCGTAATGTTCACCCTGGTACTGCTAAAAATCAAATGATTAATGCTTTGCAATTAGCTATTGATTTCCACAATCAATTACCAGAAGCAGATCGTCCAGAAAAAACAGAAGGATATGAAGGGTTCTTCCACTTGCATGGTATGGAAGGTGCTGTTGAAAACGCACATAGTTCATATATTATCCGTGATTTTGAAGACGAATCATTTGAAAATCGTAAAAAATTAGTTCAAGAAATCGCTGATAAGATGAACACTGAACTTGGTAAAGACTGTGTTCTTATCACAGTGAACGACCAATATTACAACATGAAGAAAGTCATTGAAAAAGATATGACTCCAGTTGAATTGGCCAAAGAAGTCATGGAAGATTTAGACATTAAACCAGTTATTGAACCAATTCGCGGTGGAACAGATGGTTCTAAAATTTCATTTATGGGTATTCCAACCCCAAACTTGTTCGCTGGTGGGGAAAACATGCACGGTCGCTTTGAATTTGTCAGTCTTCAAACAATGGAAAAAGCAGTGGATGTCATTATTGGAATCGTTCAAAAATAA
- the cmk gene encoding (d)CMP kinase: MKSIRIAIDGPASSGKSTVAKIIAKNLGYTYLDTGAMYRSATYLALQNNLTEDNVEEILKALANNPVSFGRAEDGSQTVFVGDKDVTLAIRQNDVTNNVSWVAAIPEVREELVEQQRRIAKNGAIIMDGRDIGTVVLPDAELKIFLIASVEERAERRFKENKEKGIKTDFKTLKREIAERDYKDSHRKVSPLKAAKDAITFDTTGVGIDGVVKFIQEKAKKIIDMD; the protein is encoded by the coding sequence ATGAAATCAATTAGAATTGCGATTGATGGTCCGGCTTCAAGTGGTAAGAGTACAGTAGCCAAGATTATTGCTAAAAATCTTGGCTATACTTATCTTGATACTGGAGCAATGTACCGTTCAGCAACTTATTTAGCGTTACAAAATAATTTAACAGAAGATAATGTAGAAGAAATTTTAAAAGCATTGGCCAATAACCCAGTATCATTTGGTCGAGCAGAAGATGGCAGTCAGACTGTTTTTGTTGGGGATAAAGATGTTACTCTTGCTATTCGTCAAAACGATGTGACAAATAACGTGTCATGGGTAGCAGCTATTCCAGAAGTTCGCGAAGAACTTGTTGAACAACAACGTCGTATTGCTAAAAATGGTGCCATCATTATGGATGGTCGTGATATTGGTACAGTTGTTTTACCCGATGCTGAACTTAAAATCTTTTTGATTGCTTCTGTTGAAGAACGTGCAGAACGTCGATTCAAAGAAAACAAAGAAAAAGGAATCAAAACTGATTTTAAAACACTTAAACGTGAAATCGCAGAACGTGATTATAAAGATAGTCACCGTAAGGTTTCACCATTAAAAGCAGCAAAAGATGCCATCACATTTGATACAACTGGTGTTGGTATTGACGGCGTTGTGAAATTTATTCAAGAAAAAGCGAAAAAAATCATTGACATGGACTAG
- the rplT gene encoding 50S ribosomal protein L20, with product MARVKGGVVSRKRRKRVLKLAKGYYGAKHILFRTAKEQVMNSYYYAYRDRRQKKRDFRKLWITRINAAARMNGLSYSQLMHGLKLAEIEVNRKMLADLAVNDAAAFTALADAAKAKLGK from the coding sequence ATGGCTCGTGTTAAAGGTGGCGTTGTATCACGCAAACGTCGTAAACGTGTATTGAAACTTGCTAAAGGTTACTATGGTGCAAAACATATCTTGTTCCGTACTGCAAAAGAACAAGTAATGAACTCTTACTACTATGCATACCGTGACCGTCGTCAGAAAAAACGTGATTTCCGTAAACTTTGGATCACTCGTATCAATGCGGCAGCTCGTATGAACGGTTTGTCATACTCACAATTGATGCACGGTTTGAAATTGGCTGAAATCGAAGTTAACCGTAAAATGCTTGCTGATTTAGCAGTTAACGATGCAGCAGCTTTCACAGCTCTTGCAGATGCAGCTAAAGCTAAACTTGGTAAATAA
- a CDS encoding shikimate dehydrogenase, translated as MQIDGYTRLAAVVATPIKHSISPFIHNYAFDKTGVNGVYVAWDIPEEDLAVTLENVKRYDMFGVNISMPYKQKVMPYMDELTDSAALIGAVNTVINRDGKLVGHNTDGIGFFRSLSTFADFDVKGKTMTILGGGGAATALIAQAALNGAGHINIFNQTQFLEATGQKAQELSDKTGVSITVYPVEDLKTIQEKVLESQLFVNATSVGMDGKSMIITEDFEFPEGLLVADTIYQPFETPFLKLARSKGLKALNGLGMLLYQAAEAFEIWTGETMPTAEIWSALEEKYNTK; from the coding sequence ATGCAGATTGATGGATACACTCGCTTAGCGGCTGTCGTGGCAACACCGATTAAACACTCTATTTCACCATTTATTCACAATTACGCTTTTGATAAAACAGGTGTAAATGGTGTTTATGTTGCCTGGGATATTCCTGAGGAAGACCTAGCGGTTACTTTGGAAAATGTTAAACGTTATGACATGTTTGGTGTGAATATTTCAATGCCATACAAACAAAAAGTCATGCCTTATATGGATGAGTTGACAGACTCTGCTGCCTTGATTGGTGCGGTTAATACAGTTATTAATCGTGACGGCAAATTAGTTGGTCACAATACTGATGGTATTGGTTTCTTTAGAAGTCTTTCAACTTTTGCTGATTTTGATGTTAAAGGCAAGACAATGACTATTCTTGGTGGTGGTGGAGCTGCGACAGCTCTTATTGCCCAAGCAGCTCTTAATGGAGCAGGTCATATTAACATTTTTAATCAGACACAGTTCTTGGAAGCGACAGGCCAAAAAGCACAAGAACTTTCTGATAAAACTGGTGTATCTATTACTGTTTATCCAGTCGAAGATTTGAAGACAATTCAAGAAAAAGTGTTAGAATCACAACTTTTTGTCAATGCGACAAGTGTTGGAATGGATGGTAAATCAATGATTATCACGGAAGACTTCGAATTTCCTGAAGGTCTTTTGGTGGCTGACACGATTTATCAACCATTTGAAACACCATTCTTGAAATTAGCTCGAAGCAAAGGTCTCAAAGCGCTTAATGGCTTGGGTATGTTGTTATACCAAGCAGCAGAAGCTTTTGAAATCTGGACTGGTGAGACTATGCCAACGGCTGAGATTTGGTCAGCTTTGGAAGAAAAGTACAATACAAAATAG
- the infC gene encoding translation initiation factor IF-3 codes for MKIIAKKDLFINDEIRVREVRLVGLDGEQLGIKPLSEAQAIADDANVDLVLIQPQATPPVAKIMDYGKFKFEYQKKRKEQRKKQSVVTVKEVRLSPVIDKGDFETKLRNGRKFLEKGNKVKVSIRFRGRMITHKEIGAKVLAEFAERTQDIAIIEQRAKMDGRQMFMQLAPIPDKK; via the coding sequence GTGAAGATCATAGCTAAGAAAGATCTATTCATTAACGATGAAATCCGCGTTCGCGAAGTTCGTCTCGTTGGTCTTGATGGTGAACAACTAGGAATTAAACCATTGTCAGAAGCACAAGCTATTGCTGATGATGCAAATGTTGACTTGGTTCTAATTCAACCACAAGCTACGCCACCTGTTGCTAAAATTATGGACTACGGAAAGTTCAAATTTGAGTATCAAAAGAAACGTAAGGAACAACGTAAAAAACAAAGCGTTGTGACTGTTAAAGAAGTTCGTCTTAGCCCAGTTATCGATAAAGGTGACTTCGAGACTAAACTTCGTAACGGCCGTAAATTCCTTGAAAAAGGAAACAAAGTGAAAGTCTCAATTCGCTTTAGAGGTCGTATGATTACTCACAAAGAAATTGGAGCAAAGGTACTGGCGGAATTTGCAGAAAGAACGCAAGATATTGCTATTATTGAGCAAAGAGCTAAAATGGATGGACGTCAAATGTTCATGCAACTTGCTCCAATTCCAGACAAGAAATAA